GCACCTTGCCGGTGTCGGGATCGACCTCGACGTCAACGACGGTGGTGGCAAATCCGGGTCCGACGCCGCGCGCATTGACGCTGGCGCGCCCGGTGATCGGACCGCCGGTGCGGGGCAAGCGGGGTGCGATCTGCTTAATCGACATGGGGGGCACGCCGTCGCCTTTGAGATGGAGCATACCGTCGCGGAATTCGACTTCGTCGGGTTTTTTCTCCCAGACCTTGGCGGCACGCTCGATCAACTGGCGCACGGCGTCCTTGGCCGCCTCGTACACCGCCATCCCGGTTGCGAAAGTGACGCGGCTTCCGGCGGTCACGTCGGTATGACCGATCGAATCGGTGTCGGCGGTGAGCGGCCGCACGTCGGTGAACGGCAGTCCGAGCACTTCGGCAGTGATCATCGCCATCGAGGCGCGCGAGCCGCCGATATCCGGCGAGCCGGTGACAACGCTGGCGGTTCCGTCGGTATGGATATTGACGATTGCCGACGATTGCATCCCGGCGTTGAACCAGAATCCCGACGCGACGCCGCGTCCGCGGAACTTGCCGGTCAGTTTCGACTTGTAATGCGGGCTGTTCTTGATCGCTTCGCAGGTCTGGATAAATCCGATGCGCTTGAAGGGAGGGCCCATGATCTGCGCGGAGCCTTCTTTGACCCCGTTGTTGATGCGGAAGTCGATCGGATCGATTCCGCACTTCTCGGCCAGCTCGTCGATCACAGTTTCGGAGGCGAACGCGGCGTTGGTTGCGCCCGGCGCGCGATAGGCGTTGGCCTTGGGCCGATTGACCACCACGTCGTAGCCGTCGATTTGAAAATTCTCGATGGTGTAGGGAGCGATGATGCACAAGGCGCCGGCCGCCACCATCGAGCCCGGAAACGCGCCGGCCTCGTATGCCATCCAGATTTCGGCGGCGACGAGCTTGCCGTCCCTGGTCGCGCCCATCTTCACTTTGATCTTCGAGCCGGGGGTCGGTCCGCTGGCGCGGAGCACTTCCGCGCGCGACATGACGAGCTTGACGGGGGCGCCGGTCTTCTTCGAGAGCAGCACCGAGAGCGGCTCGAGGTAGATGGTGGTCTTGCCGCCGAAGCCGCCGCCGATTTCGGCCGGCACGACTTTGATTTTGCCGACCGGCATCCCCAACACCTGCGCGCTGAGCGAGCGCACGTCGAAGGAGCCCTGAGTCGAGCAGTAAATCGTTGCCTGTCCGTCGGAGTTGTAGATGCCGACGGCGTTGTGAGGCTCGATGTATCCCTGATGCACCGTCGCGGTGTTGAATTCGCGCTCGATCACATAGTCCGCGGCCTTGAATCCGGCCGCGAGGTCGCCGCGTTTGAACTGGTAGTGCTGCGCGACGTTGGTCGGCTTGTCGCCCAGCTCAGGGTTGCGCAGTTCGTTGAGCAGAATCGTGGCGCCGGGCCTGGTGGCGGCCTCGACGGTCATCACGGGCGGCAGCACTTCGTATTCGACTTCGATCAGGCGCAGCGCTTCCTCGGCGATATGCGGGCTGGTCGCGGCGACGGCGGCGATCGCATGGCCGTCATACAGGACCTTGTCGTGCGCGAGGATGTTCATCGACAGGTACATCGGGTTAATCGTCATCTCGCCGGCCTGCTCGAGCTTGTTCTCCGCCGGCGGGAGATCCTTGGAGGTGACGATAGCCTTGACGCCGGGGAGCTTGAGCGCCTTGTCGAACTTGATCGATTTGATAATCGCGTGGGCGTGCGGGCTGCGCAGCACCTTGCCGTGCAGCATCCCGGGGAATGCGTAGTCGGCGCCGAACTTGGCGCGGCCCGTCACTTTGTCAACGCCGTCGGGCCGAATCGGACGGGTGCCGATGACTTTGAAATCGCCTGTCGTGGTTGATGCCGCCATGCCTTACCTCTCGGATCGCCTAGTCGTATCGATAGTCCTGTCAGTCCTGCGACGCGCTCATCGCGGCGCCGCTTTGGCTTCGCTGTGCGAGCGAATATCCGCAGCCGCGTCGAGCACCGCTTTCACAATCTTGTCATAACCGGTGCATCGGCACAGATTCCCGGCCAGCGCGTAGCGGACTTCGTGCTCGGTCGGTTTCGGATTGCGATCGAGCAGCGACTTCGCCGAAATCAGGAATCCGGGAGTGCAGATGCCGCACTGCAAGGCCGCATGCTCGAGAAACTTGTTCTGCAAAACACTAAGCACGCCATTGGTGGCGAGCCCTTCGACGGTCACGATGTTCTTGCCTTGCGCTTCGACGCCGAGCATCAGGCACGAGCATACCGCGCGGCCGTCGACCAGCACGGTGCAAGCGCCGCAATCGCCGGTCAGGCATCCTTCCTTGGAGCCGGTGAGCTCGAGCACGTCGCGCAGCGCTTCGAGCAGGCTTTGGCGCGGCTCGCAGAGGAACTCGACCGTTTCGCCGTTAATCGTTGCTTCTACCAGGGTCTTTTTCGACATTAGTTTTATGCGCCGTTTGTGTTCGTTGCTGTAATTCAGTTCTTTTTCGCGCGTTCGGCCGCGATTAAGAGCACGCGGCGCGTGAGCACCGCGGCGATGTGGAGCCGAAATTCCGCCGTCCCGCGCATGTCGTCGATCGGCGAACAGGCCGCGCTCGCCGCACGGCCGGCGGCCTCGAGGGCCGCATCGTCGAGTTTCTTGCCAACGATCGCGGCGGCGGCTTTGCTTGCGAGGATCGGAGTCGGCGCAACGGCGCCAAGCGCGATCCGCGCCGCCTTGACCTTGTCGCCGTCGAGCGTAAGCGATGCTCCCACACCGACGACTGCGATATCCATCTCGTTGCGCGGGATGAAACGAAGATATGCGTCGCTCGAATGCGGCGCCGGCGCCGGAACCAGCAGTTCCACCAGCAACTCACCGGGCTTGAGCACGGTGCGTCCGGGCGATACGACGAAGGCCTCGACCGGCACCTCGCGCTCGCCCTTGGGGCCGGCGATTCGGGCGCGCGCGCCGAGCGCGATCAGCGCAGGCGTAGTGTCCGCGGCCGGCGATCCATTGCACAGATTGCCGCCCACCGAGGCGCGGTTCTGAATCTGCAGCGAGCCGATGAGATGCGCCGCCTCGGTCAGGCCGGGGTAATGACGCCGCATCACGTCGCTCTGGCTAATCTCGATGCAAGCCACGGCCGCGCCCAGCCGCAATCCCTTCTTCGCATTGAAGGAGAGCGCTTGAAGCTCCTTGATTTTCTTGACGTCGACCAGATGCTCGGTGCGGCGGACTCCGGCGCGCAACTGGATGATGATATCGGTGCCGCCACAGAACGGGCGGGCGTTCTCACCGTGGGCTTTGAGGATGCTGACCGCCTGATCGAGCGTGGTTGGGGCTTCGTAATCGATGGCGTGCAAGATTGGGAAACCTCCGGGCCGGGATAATTATTCGCGCCTTGGTACCTTGGATAGCCTAGTTGCCGCCCGCTGAAAAGAGCAGGATGATTGCGTCGAACGCGGTCTGCGCAAGGAGCGATGGAGAAACGCAAAAAACAGCGACTGGAAAGCGCAGGATGGAAAGTCGGAAGCGCCAGAGATTTCCTCGAACTGAGCGACGAAGAATCCGCGCTTGTTGCAGTTAAGCTCCATCTCGTTGATGTCGCTGGGGGACGCGCTGGAGCGCGAGATCCTTCGCTGCGCTCAGGATGACGGAAAAACAATCCGGTCATTCTGAGCCGCTGCGGCGAAGAATCTCGACGGATACTCCGGCGTCCGGCGTCGCGACGGGATGGCCTGTACCTACTTTGAATTTTCGAGTTGAATCCGAGCCGCGTCATGCCGCGCGTTTGCGGGGATTGACCTCGCGCTCGATTTTCGCCGCCAGTTGGTCTTTGGCTTTTTCGAGTTCGTAGTCGCTCTGCAATCCGAGCCAGAATTCCGCCGAGGTACCGAGATAACGAGCGAGGCGAAGCGCGGTGTCTGCCGAGATCGCGCGCTCGCCCTTTACGATTTCCGCGATCCGATTGGCCGGCACGCGGAAATCCATCGCAAGCCGATGGATGCTGATGGCGGTCGGAACGATGAAGTCCTCGTACAAGACCTTGCCAGGATGAAGCGGCGGTATTTTTTTAGCGCGAGCCATGCTTACAGCGTACGAACCGTCTCAATCGTCGGAAAACGGTCTTGTTGTGATCCAGTCTTCAAACCGTTTCCGGATTCGTTCTTGTTTGATCTGCAAGTTATAGTAGCAGAACATATCCCATTCAGGCTGGTCCGGGGAGACAACCACAAGACGAGGCGCCGGCGACCTTCCATCCAGAGCTGTTGCGAGCAGCCTTCGTGCGGCTGAATCAGCCTTGTTGAGACTGAAACCGATTACGATTATCTCATCGGCTTGGCGTAATGCCGCTTCCGCTTGGTTCCATATACGGACGAGAAGACGATTAGCGCTCGGGTCCTTGATGTAGCTCGGAACGATCAACTGTCGCCCCATGTTCCAAGCACCGCGTCGTTTCAGAAATGTGTTTCGATCGTCAGCAGCTCCTTCGAAGAAATCTCTCTTGTTCTCGATTTCGGCTGCAATGTCCATGTCTGATTCCTGGGCCCAATTTACGGATCCGTGCAGTTTCAGAATCTTGACGGGTGAGTGAGCAGAATCTGGCGCGTCTCTACATTGAAAGCCATAGCCGTCTGCAAAATGCCATTTGCCAGCGCGCCATAAAGCCGATTCGTGCAAAAGATCCCAATTGAAACTCAGTATTGTATCTCCCGGTTTGAGCGTATCCGCCCATGCAGCGAGGACGGACAACGCTAAGGTGCGATCTACCTCAAGACCCGACTGGTAACGGGCATGAACTATTTGCCCTTGGAATCGCCATTCTTGCCATCGGAAATTTTCGACTATTAGACGCACAATTTTCATTCGGATTAGGGGCCAATCCCCGAGTCTCAGTTCCTCCGGGCCGATCCCCATGTGGCCAAGGTCCAACTGTGTAAACAGGTTCTCCAGATTCGGACGGCCATCTTCTTGCGGAAGAAGGTTCGTTCGCACGATAGGTTCTATGACCTTCATAACCGCCGCGTGCGCTTCGCGAGCTTGAGACTCTGCCGGGTCCGAGTCACGAATAAATCGCCACAGATCCAGAGCGAGGGGATACCCAGCGAAAGCGGATGCGCCAGCACCCAGAACGAATACTCTGCTCATTTTGTTGGGCGTCCTTTTGCGGGTCGTTTCCCCAGATTTACCGTGCTGAATATTGTGCTCTAATCTTGGCGTAGTTCACAATGTTGGAGTCACTGAAGCGACATCGGGGTCTGAACCAGATGAACCAAAAGCCCAACAACCCGGAGCGAAACCGTATACCCGAAGGGATCGGAGAAGCCGATCTGATCAAGGGTATCGAGAAATCTGGATACCCTCTTCAGAGCGTAGTTGCTGAGCGATTAGTGAAGCGCGACTATAACGTCACCGAGGAGTGGGGATATTCAGATCGCGACAGCGGCGACACAAGAAGCCTGGACGTACTTGCATCGTCGGAAGGGAGATTCGATCTAAGAGCGGAAGTAATACCAGGCATTGTCCTAATGATCGAATGCAAAAAGTCGGAGCACCCCTACATTTTCTTCCGAATGGTGACTCGTCCAGACATGCTTTGGTTCCCTTCCGTTTTCGGCCTGCCATATGGAGGGGTTTCGCTTTGGGAAAAGAACCCGTCAAAGAATCCCGAGCGGCACGAACTCGTCTCAGCTTCTCGGGCTCTGGGACTATGCGAGCTGCCTTTCGTTTCGCTAGGGACAGATAGAGCGGCCTCATTCAGTCAGGCCAGACCGAAGGGCAACAAAGTCGAGCTCTCAGGCGCTGACCCTTTCAACAGTATCGTTCTTCCTCTGTCAAAGGCCGCTGATCATGCCAGATCGGTCTACGGTCACGCTCACAGCCCGGACAACAACTGCGTCTTCGCAAGAGCGGCCTTATCGGTAGCGGTGCTCGATGCCCCCATGATTCTGGTGGAAGGCCCGGATCGCGTCGCAGAGCCCGTCTATACTCCTTGGGTAAGGATAGTTCGGCAGGAACCAAACGTGGCTCCCCTCAGCGGCGACACCCCCTTTAGGCACTACGCGATTGATGCCGTTCACATCGATTTCTTCGACAAATATCTTGAAGACCACTTGACTCCGTTTGCGCAGCAATTTTCACATCGTGCGAAAAATCTTGGCGAGATATTCATCGACGGCGGCGAGGTGCCGAACCTCGATAGTTGGACCTGGAACGAAATCCGGAAATGGTCGGGCGCGCCAGCCCGGCGGTCACGGTAGCGGATTACCGGTCCGCCACCGCGCGCGGCGTGGGCTCCTGAGACGCGCCGAAGTGTTACGCCTTGAAGCCCAGGCGCGAGGCGACCTGCGCGGCAGCGAACGCGAGCGCCGGCGCCATCGGACCCATCAGCGCGAAGCGCGGATCGGTGGTCTGCCCGCGCACGTAGCGTACGTAGATTTGCTCGACGACGGTCGCAGTCTTCCAATCCGCCCACGCCCAGTAAAACGGGATGCCGCTCACGTCGCGGCCGGTGCGGCTGGAATAGCGATGCACCAGTTCGTCGCGGGTCATGAAGCCGGCGCGCAGCGTATGCGCCTCGCCGTAGGAGGTCACCAGCAGTTCGGGCGGGTCGCTCTGGTCGCGCCAATAGCCAATCGCGATGCCGAGATCGACCAGCGGATCGCCGATGGTGGACATTTCCCAGTCGAATACTCCGACTACCTGGCCGTGATTGACGGCGCCGAGCATGATGTTGTGCAGGTAAAAGTCGTTATGCACGAGCACCGGCGGCGGCGACACGGGGAGGTTGTCGAGAAACCAGGCGCCGAGTTTTTCCATCAGCGGCACTTCGCGGGTTTTGGCTTTCTCCCATCGCCCCATCCATCCGGTTACCTGGCGCTTTAAGAATCCGTCGGGCTTGCCCAGCGAGCCAAGTCCAATCGCCGCGTAATCGACGTCGTGCAAATCGGCGAGCGTATCGATGAATCCTTGCGAGATTGCGCGAAACGTCGCCGGATCGTTGCCCAGCTCTGCGGGCAGCGGCTCACGATTTTTGATGACGATCCCGGTGCGCCGTTCCATCACGAAAAATGGCGCGCCGACGATCGACACGTCGTCGCTGTAGAGCATCCCGCGCGGCGCCGGCTTGAAGACTTCCCACAGCCGCGAGAGCACCTTGTACTCGCGGCCCATGTCATGCCCGCCCACGGGCAGCGGCCCGAATGGCGGCCGGCGCATCACCCATTCGCGGTCGCCGAAGCGCAGCAGGTAGGTGAGATTCGACGATCCGCCGCGAAACTGCTTGACGGTCATCGGCGCGTCGGCGCCGGGAAGCCTGCCGCGCAAGTAGGCGGCGAGTTTGCCCCAGTCGAGCTGCTCCTCGTCGCGGACGTCGCCAAATTCGGGGACGAATTCTATCGCTTCAGCCATAGCAAAAACACGATCCAAGGATCCTTATTCGCTTCGCTCGCTCAGGATGCGGCTCGGACACGCCTGAGAGATCCTTCGCAGGAGCTCAGGATGACCCCTCGGGCACGCCTCGGAGTCACTTGTACTTGCGCAGTTCGCGGCGAGCGATGGTCATGCGATGCACTTCGTCGGGGCCGTCGGCGATTCGCAACGAGCGGCTGTCGCGCCACATCCGCGCAATGGGGATGTCGTCGCTGACGCCGGCCGCGCCGAACACCTGGATGGCGCGATCGAGCACGATCATCACCATGTTCGCGCACATCACTTTGATCATCGAGATCTCGTTGCGCGCCTCGCGCTTGCCCACGGTGTCCATCTTCCACGCCGCATGCATCACCATCAGGCGGCATGAGTCGATCTCGATTCGCGAGTTGGCGATCCACTCCTGGATGTTGGCCTTGTCGGCGAGAAAGCTGCCGTGGGTGAAGCGCGTGTTGGCCCGCTTGCACATCAGTTCGAGCCCTCGTTCGGCGACCCCGATGATTCGCATGCAGTGATGGATGCGTCCCGGACCGAGCCGCGCCTGCGAGATTGCAAAGCCGCCGCCTTCCTCGCCGAGTATGTTGGTCACCGGCACGCGGCAGTCCTTGTAGATTATCTCGCAATGCCCGCCGCCGCCGGTGTGGCCCATCACCGGCACGGCGCGAATCAGGTTGAATCCGGGAGTGTCGGTCGGAACGATTATCTGGCTGGCGCGGCGATGGGGCGGCGCGTCGGGGTCGGTCACGACCATCGCAATCGCGAAGCTCGAGCCAATGCCATTGGAAGTGAACCACTTGTGCCCGTTGATCACGTAGTCGTCGCCATCGCGAACGGCGCGGGTCTTGAGCTGGGTCGGATCGGAGCCGGCGGTATCGGGCTCGGTCATCGAGAAGCAGGTGCGCATCTCGCCGTCGAGACAGGGCTGGAGCCATTTCTTTTTCTGCTCGGCAGTGCCGAACTCGGACAGGATTTCCATGTTGCCGGTATCGGGCGCCATGCAGTTGAACGCGCGCGCGCCGATCGGGCTGCGGCCCATCAGCTCGCACAAGGGCGCATACTCGTGATTCTTGAGACCGGCGCCATCTTCGCCGGGCAGAAAGAGGTTCCAAAGGCCCTCGGCCTTGGCTTTTTTGCGGACGTCTTTGAGGCATTGGGGCTCGGTATGTCCGCTCTCGCCAACCTCGCGCGCAACTTCTTTTTCGATGGGGAAGACGTACTGGTCCATGAAGTCGGAGACGCGCTTGCGCAATTGTTCGGTTTTGGGGGTCAGCGAAAAGTCCATTTTCAATCCTCGCGCGGTCTAATGATTTGTATCGCAACAGGTAACCCAGTTCGCCAAGAAATGAAAGCGGACGAGCGGCGGACGATTGAATGGAGATCGTGCGATGGGCGAGGATAGTCCCGGCGCGCGGCGCATTTGCGGGAGATTGAAATGGAATTGGCAAAGCGATTCATCGACGTGGGAATTTTCACCAACCGGCTGGACGAGATGCGCGCATTCTATGGCGAACGAATCCGGCTGCCCTACGAGGAGACGCTGCCGGTCGGCAAAGGCGTGAGGCAATATCGTTTCGGATTGCTCGGATCGGTGCTCAAGATAAATCACGTCCGCGATCCGCTGCCGGCCCGCGTCGCGGGCGGCTACCGAAAGCTTTCGATTTCCGATCCGCGCACGCCGATGCCGCTTCCGATGCAGGACCCCGACGGCAACGAGGTCGAGCTGGCGCCGAGCGGTCAGCGCGGCGTCAACCAGATCGAAATCCATATCGGCGTCACCGACGAGGCCGCCTTCGAGAATTTCTACGCCGGCACGCTACAGGCGCAGAGGATTGGCGCGGGCCGGTTCAAGCTGGGCGAGACGACGATCAGCTTCCGGCACGATCCGGCGGCCGTGCGCGCCCGGAAATCACCGACGGCCAGCGCGGCGGACGTGATCGCGTCGATGCGCGCAGTGGGGATGCGTTATATCACGGTGCAGGTGCGCGATTGCGACGGAGAGCATCGACGCTTCATGTCGATGGGTGTTTGGGAAGGCGCGGCGCCGGTGACGCTGGGCGCGGTGGCGCGGATTTCGTTCATTCGCGACCCCGACGGCAACTTCATCGAGATTTCGCAGCGGGCGTCGCTGACTGGTCCGGTCCCGGCTTAGCGGGCGGCACGGCGGGTGCAGCCGGCGGCTGGGAGGTCAGCAGCGCGCGAACGATCGGCACCAGCGCCAGTTGCGACGGTTGGGAACCTGCGACCTTATCGACGAGCTGCTTGAGCTTGGCGCCAGGATAGTCTTTGCGCGCGACGATCAGCGGGATGTGGCTGTCCTGCATCGACGCGCTGCCATGCCAGGAGTGATATGGGGCCGAGAAGTAGTAGCGATCCTGGATAGGCTGGTTTAGCCCCGACCGCGACAGCAGCAGGATGTCGCCGCTGCGATTGCCGTATGGCCCGGCGCTCAACCATTGCATCCGCCGGTCGAGCTGGAGCAAGTCGGGCCGCGGATGCCTGATCAAGTATTCCCAAATCGGCACCAGCCGGTGACCGTCGAAGATCTCGTACTCGAGGGTATTTTTTCCTGGCGGAGTCGGGACCCGCGCAAAGATCAAGTCGAGCGTGTCCTTCATCGTCTGCACCGGCTTTCCGGTTTTGTTCGAGTTGTAGAACGCCCGCGCAACTGGCAGCACGTCCTGCCGGTAGCGAGGCGGG
This DNA window, taken from Candidatus Binatus sp., encodes the following:
- a CDS encoding (2Fe-2S)-binding protein — translated: MSKKTLVEATINGETVEFLCEPRQSLLEALRDVLELTGSKEGCLTGDCGACTVLVDGRAVCSCLMLGVEAQGKNIVTVEGLATNGVLSVLQNKFLEHAALQCGICTPGFLISAKSLLDRNPKPTEHEVRYALAGNLCRCTGYDKIVKAVLDAAADIRSHSEAKAAPR
- a CDS encoding phosphotransferase family protein translates to MAEAIEFVPEFGDVRDEEQLDWGKLAAYLRGRLPGADAPMTVKQFRGGSSNLTYLLRFGDREWVMRRPPFGPLPVGGHDMGREYKVLSRLWEVFKPAPRGMLYSDDVSIVGAPFFVMERRTGIVIKNREPLPAELGNDPATFRAISQGFIDTLADLHDVDYAAIGLGSLGKPDGFLKRQVTGWMGRWEKAKTREVPLMEKLGAWFLDNLPVSPPPVLVHNDFYLHNIMLGAVNHGQVVGVFDWEMSTIGDPLVDLGIAIGYWRDQSDPPELLVTSYGEAHTLRAGFMTRDELVHRYSSRTGRDVSGIPFYWAWADWKTATVVEQIYVRYVRGQTTDPRFALMGPMAPALAFAAAQVASRLGFKA
- a CDS encoding xanthine dehydrogenase family protein subunit M, yielding MHAIDYEAPTTLDQAVSILKAHGENARPFCGGTDIIIQLRAGVRRTEHLVDVKKIKELQALSFNAKKGLRLGAAVACIEISQSDVMRRHYPGLTEAAHLIGSLQIQNRASVGGNLCNGSPAADTTPALIALGARARIAGPKGEREVPVEAFVVSPGRTVLKPGELLVELLVPAPAPHSSDAYLRFIPRNEMDIAVVGVGASLTLDGDKVKAARIALGAVAPTPILASKAAAAIVGKKLDDAALEAAGRAASAACSPIDDMRGTAEFRLHIAAVLTRRVLLIAAERAKKN
- a CDS encoding VOC family protein — translated: MELAKRFIDVGIFTNRLDEMRAFYGERIRLPYEETLPVGKGVRQYRFGLLGSVLKINHVRDPLPARVAGGYRKLSISDPRTPMPLPMQDPDGNEVELAPSGQRGVNQIEIHIGVTDEAAFENFYAGTLQAQRIGAGRFKLGETTISFRHDPAAVRARKSPTASAADVIASMRAVGMRYITVQVRDCDGEHRRFMSMGVWEGAAPVTLGAVARISFIRDPDGNFIEISQRASLTGPVPA
- a CDS encoding acyl-CoA dehydrogenase family protein, which gives rise to MDFSLTPKTEQLRKRVSDFMDQYVFPIEKEVAREVGESGHTEPQCLKDVRKKAKAEGLWNLFLPGEDGAGLKNHEYAPLCELMGRSPIGARAFNCMAPDTGNMEILSEFGTAEQKKKWLQPCLDGEMRTCFSMTEPDTAGSDPTQLKTRAVRDGDDYVINGHKWFTSNGIGSSFAIAMVVTDPDAPPHRRASQIIVPTDTPGFNLIRAVPVMGHTGGGGHCEIIYKDCRVPVTNILGEEGGGFAISQARLGPGRIHHCMRIIGVAERGLELMCKRANTRFTHGSFLADKANIQEWIANSRIEIDSCRLMVMHAAWKMDTVGKREARNEISMIKVMCANMVMIVLDRAIQVFGAAGVSDDIPIARMWRDSRSLRIADGPDEVHRMTIARRELRKYK
- a CDS encoding HigA family addiction module antitoxin, producing MARAKKIPPLHPGKVLYEDFIVPTAISIHRLAMDFRVPANRIAEIVKGERAISADTALRLARYLGTSAEFWLGLQSDYELEKAKDQLAAKIEREVNPRKRAA
- a CDS encoding xanthine dehydrogenase family protein molybdopterin-binding subunit: MAASTTTGDFKVIGTRPIRPDGVDKVTGRAKFGADYAFPGMLHGKVLRSPHAHAIIKSIKFDKALKLPGVKAIVTSKDLPPAENKLEQAGEMTINPMYLSMNILAHDKVLYDGHAIAAVAATSPHIAEEALRLIEVEYEVLPPVMTVEAATRPGATILLNELRNPELGDKPTNVAQHYQFKRGDLAAGFKAADYVIEREFNTATVHQGYIEPHNAVGIYNSDGQATIYCSTQGSFDVRSLSAQVLGMPVGKIKVVPAEIGGGFGGKTTIYLEPLSVLLSKKTGAPVKLVMSRAEVLRASGPTPGSKIKVKMGATRDGKLVAAEIWMAYEAGAFPGSMVAAGALCIIAPYTIENFQIDGYDVVVNRPKANAYRAPGATNAAFASETVIDELAEKCGIDPIDFRINNGVKEGSAQIMGPPFKRIGFIQTCEAIKNSPHYKSKLTGKFRGRGVASGFWFNAGMQSSAIVNIHTDGTASVVTGSPDIGGSRASMAMITAEVLGLPFTDVRPLTADTDSIGHTDVTAGSRVTFATGMAVYEAAKDAVRQLIERAAKVWEKKPDEVEFRDGMLHLKGDGVPPMSIKQIAPRLPRTGGPITGRASVNARGVGPGFATTVVDVEVDPDTGKVQLLRCTVAQDAGKAIHPSYVEGQMQGGTAQGIGWALNEEYFYDDKGTLRNFGFLDYRIPTCLDLPMIETVIVEEANPGHPLGVRGVGEVSIVPAVAAVANAIYHAVGVRMTQAPMSPPRLLKAILKLRGATTKQHSAAAN